In the Alteromonas sp. M12 genome, one interval contains:
- a CDS encoding NAD(P)/FAD-dependent oxidoreductase, translated as MLRIVIVGGGAGGLELVSKLSKKLGKKGLAHITLVDRNQTHLWKPLLHEVAAGVIDKNSDGVDYRMHAARFGYHFQLGTMSNVDAENKTIYLDPLYDDAGELLLKERTINYDYLVLAVGSVSNDFGTPGVAEHSFFLDSLSQAERFHKALLNQLLRINQEKSDSAKLSIAIVGGGATGTELAAELHHVANLAKNYGMPEMSASRLKISIIEAGESILPALPERIATSARIALTKLGVDVLENTRISSARKGAFITSDDKPIEADLLVWAAGVKAPDFIQQLGVFETNRAQQILVNKHLQSTTCETIFVLGDCCGFIQDNGKWVPPRAQSAHQMADTVAANIIGIVRGNVMKDYKYVDYGSLVHLSKYSTVGSLMGSLVSSSMFIEGRLARLVYISLYNMHQFAVHGWLKAILVLLSRKVSNIVGPKLKLH; from the coding sequence ATGTTAAGAATTGTCATTGTTGGCGGAGGCGCCGGCGGACTCGAACTTGTCAGTAAGTTAAGTAAAAAGTTAGGCAAGAAAGGATTAGCCCACATCACCTTGGTTGATCGAAACCAAACACACCTATGGAAACCCTTGTTGCATGAGGTGGCCGCTGGAGTGATTGATAAAAACTCAGATGGTGTGGATTACCGAATGCATGCAGCTCGATTTGGCTATCATTTTCAGTTAGGCACAATGAGTAACGTGGATGCTGAGAATAAAACTATTTATCTTGACCCCTTGTATGACGATGCTGGTGAGTTATTGCTAAAAGAACGAACCATCAACTACGACTATTTAGTGCTAGCCGTTGGTAGCGTTAGTAATGATTTTGGCACCCCAGGTGTTGCCGAGCACAGTTTCTTCTTAGATTCTCTATCTCAAGCGGAACGTTTCCATAAAGCACTGTTAAATCAGCTTTTACGAATTAATCAAGAAAAGTCTGATTCAGCAAAGTTGAGTATTGCCATTGTTGGAGGCGGTGCAACAGGTACTGAATTAGCTGCCGAATTACATCATGTGGCAAATTTAGCTAAAAATTATGGTATGCCTGAAATGTCAGCTTCACGATTAAAAATAAGTATTATTGAAGCCGGTGAAAGTATCTTGCCTGCTCTACCAGAACGTATTGCCACCTCTGCTCGTATCGCACTAACAAAGCTGGGTGTCGATGTGTTGGAAAATACACGAATTTCAAGTGCTAGGAAAGGCGCATTCATCACCTCAGACGACAAGCCTATTGAAGCTGATCTGCTGGTTTGGGCGGCAGGTGTAAAAGCCCCCGATTTCATTCAACAATTAGGTGTATTTGAGACCAACAGAGCGCAGCAAATCTTAGTTAATAAACATTTGCAAAGCACGACCTGTGAAACCATTTTTGTTTTAGGCGACTGCTGTGGCTTTATACAGGACAACGGTAAATGGGTACCACCTAGAGCACAATCAGCCCATCAAATGGCCGATACAGTCGCAGCTAATATCATTGGCATAGTCCGCGGCAATGTGATGAAAGACTACAAATATGTGGATTATGGTTCATTAGTCCACCTCAGCAAATACAGTACCGTGGGTAGTCTGATGGGCAGCCTAGTAAGTAGTAGTATGTTTATTGAAGGACGATTGGCAAGACTGGTTTATATTTCACTGTACAACATGCATCAATTTGCGGTGCACGGCTGGTTAAAGGCGATTTTGGTTTTACTAAGTCGCAAAGTGAGCAATATTGTGGGCCCTAAACTTAAGCTCCACTAA
- the soxR gene encoding redox-sensitive transcriptional activator SoxR, which translates to MAERELSVGFVAKRCGVKVSTLHFYEQKGLIQSWRNSGNQRRYKADVLRRVSVIKAAQKIGISLQDIKLTFATLPQSRTPTKQDWAKLSRNWQQQLEARIQSMIKLKDSLDGCIGCGCLSMKSCPIYNPQDNLAIEGPGPVLLDRQRSSDLKDNT; encoded by the coding sequence ATGGCCGAAAGAGAGCTAAGCGTTGGGTTTGTGGCCAAACGCTGCGGTGTAAAAGTATCAACGCTGCATTTCTACGAACAAAAGGGTCTCATTCAAAGTTGGCGTAATTCAGGAAATCAACGACGTTATAAAGCGGATGTTTTAAGACGAGTCTCGGTGATAAAAGCCGCCCAAAAAATAGGCATCAGTCTACAAGACATTAAACTCACTTTTGCAACCTTACCTCAGTCAAGAACGCCGACAAAACAAGATTGGGCCAAGCTATCTCGGAATTGGCAACAACAGTTAGAAGCGCGCATTCAAAGCATGATAAAACTAAAAGATTCGTTAGACGGCTGTATCGGCTGCGGGTGCTTATCGATGAAATCTTGCCCTATATATAACCCCCAAGATAACCTCGCCATTGAAGGTCCTGGCCCCGTGCTCTTAGACCGCCAGAGATCATCTGATCTGAAGGATAATACATAG
- a CDS encoding VOC family protein, translating to MIRLEHINIVVKDMQETLNFYQAAFPHWSIRHQGNANWYGTQRNWLHFGDEYNYLTFNDNGSGENRDLKGSQLGLAHMAFEVRDISALLTRMQSAGFEPHNLGAKNQFRKNMYFIDPSGFEIEFVEYLSDIPGQRNNADD from the coding sequence ATGATCCGTTTAGAACATATCAATATTGTCGTCAAAGACATGCAAGAAACATTAAATTTTTATCAAGCCGCGTTTCCACACTGGTCTATTCGCCACCAAGGCAATGCTAATTGGTATGGAACCCAAAGAAATTGGCTACATTTTGGCGATGAATATAACTATCTTACGTTCAACGACAATGGAAGTGGTGAAAATAGGGACTTAAAAGGTAGTCAATTAGGGCTGGCCCATATGGCGTTTGAGGTAAGGGATATTTCGGCACTTTTAACTCGAATGCAAAGTGCTGGTTTCGAACCCCACAACCTAGGCGCTAAAAATCAATTTAGAAAAAACATGTATTTTATTGATCCGAGCGGCTTTGAAATAGAATTTGTCGAATATCTATCAGACATACCCGGTCAAAGGAATAACGCCGACGATTAA
- a CDS encoding VOC family protein produces the protein MTKLKGFHHVAIICSNYAHSKAFYTDILGFQIVAENYRAQRDSYKLDLALPDGSQIELFSFPGAPQRPSRPEAQGLRHLAFKVDSVSDFCDYLRTKGIIPEPIRIDEYTNREFTFFADPDNLPLEVYQD, from the coding sequence ATGACTAAATTAAAAGGCTTTCATCATGTGGCCATTATTTGTAGCAACTATGCGCATTCTAAAGCCTTTTATACTGACATTTTAGGATTTCAAATAGTGGCAGAGAATTATCGTGCTCAGCGAGACTCATACAAACTCGACTTAGCACTTCCTGATGGCAGCCAAATCGAACTGTTTTCATTTCCCGGAGCCCCTCAACGGCCCTCTAGACCGGAAGCTCAGGGACTCAGACATTTGGCTTTTAAAGTCGATTCGGTAAGTGATTTTTGCGATTATTTGCGGACCAAAGGTATTATTCCCGAGCCGATTCGAATAGATGAATATACAAACCGGGAGTTTACCTTTTTCGCCGATCCTGACAACTTACCATTGGAAGTGTACCAAGATTAA
- a CDS encoding alpha-amylase family glycosyl hydrolase: MKYLNTLLTLIFSCSLLFACSKQELPSSGTQKVISDPITLSFPDIYDDYLNRDVRDDIFYFVMPDRFYNGNPDNDMGSKSIPISQGGYSIDDIKGFHGGDIKGLEQKLDYLKELGISAIWMTPILRNKAIQSDGYAHHGYWILDFTQIDPHFGSNQDLKDLISAAHDKGIKIFFDIITNHTADVISYQECHNSDGSFIDERTCPYKSKAQLESGDKYTAFVPAGNENVKVPAWLNDPKYYNNQGDSIWQGESAINGDFAGLDDLNTKDPQVIAGMIEIYKNIISEFKPDGFRIDTVKHVDMVFWSSFSPAILNHAKQQGIPNFHIFGEVYSADPIELSSYTTLGKMPSVLDFGFQDATANVFYRNKPAQEIYQLFENDDFYNDNDSQSDLLMNFLGNHDMGRAGFFINQSLPNASAEEKLKRDILSHAFMYLSRGIPVVYYGDEQGFVGTGGDVGAREDMFPSKVAAYNELDLLGTEATTATENFDQNHPIYRALQKLAQLRMDHPTLRRGFAFNRASEGSEYAFAISRVDKQDSTEYLLAFNPTNQPQTIRLKASSDGYQWIDGSRKFSMDSNDILITLPALSYTVLKANSAIENTELVELEFLGTESQGRVIRFDYRLAEQVSSPLPLFEVTTEISNQQGEYELVAKDNTPPYSAIIDKQKFIRLAAKDIRVSISDWQGKSVVHTFSLEKNTDVERTINHIN; the protein is encoded by the coding sequence ATGAAATACCTAAATACCCTACTTACTCTGATATTCAGCTGCTCTCTTTTATTTGCTTGTTCCAAGCAAGAGCTGCCCTCATCAGGTACGCAAAAAGTCATATCAGATCCAATAACTTTATCTTTCCCTGATATTTACGACGACTATTTAAATCGAGATGTGCGCGACGATATTTTTTACTTCGTTATGCCTGACCGTTTTTACAATGGCAATCCCGATAACGATATGGGTTCAAAATCCATTCCAATCTCCCAAGGTGGATATAGTATTGATGACATTAAAGGATTTCATGGCGGTGATATCAAAGGATTAGAGCAAAAATTAGATTACCTGAAGGAACTCGGGATCAGTGCAATCTGGATGACACCGATTTTACGCAACAAAGCAATTCAATCCGATGGTTATGCTCATCACGGTTACTGGATTCTCGACTTTACCCAAATCGATCCGCATTTTGGCAGCAACCAAGACCTTAAGGATTTAATAAGCGCTGCTCATGATAAGGGTATCAAAATATTTTTCGACATCATTACTAATCACACTGCGGATGTTATCAGTTATCAAGAGTGTCATAACTCAGACGGCAGTTTTATAGACGAAAGGACCTGCCCTTATAAATCCAAAGCGCAATTAGAAAGTGGCGACAAGTACACAGCATTTGTGCCTGCAGGCAACGAAAATGTGAAAGTTCCCGCGTGGCTGAATGACCCTAAATACTATAACAATCAAGGTGATAGTATATGGCAAGGCGAGAGCGCAATTAACGGTGACTTTGCAGGGCTTGACGACTTAAATACAAAAGATCCACAAGTGATTGCCGGTATGATCGAAATTTATAAAAACATTATTAGCGAATTCAAACCTGATGGTTTTCGAATCGACACCGTAAAACACGTGGATATGGTGTTTTGGTCTTCGTTTAGTCCGGCAATTTTAAACCATGCAAAACAACAAGGCATACCTAACTTTCATATTTTTGGTGAAGTATACAGCGCGGATCCTATAGAACTAAGTAGCTATACAACTTTGGGTAAAATGCCTTCGGTCCTCGACTTTGGATTTCAGGACGCGACCGCCAATGTATTTTATCGAAATAAGCCGGCTCAAGAAATCTATCAGCTTTTTGAAAATGATGACTTTTACAACGACAATGACAGTCAATCTGATTTATTAATGAATTTTTTAGGAAATCACGATATGGGAAGGGCCGGATTTTTTATCAATCAAAGTTTGCCTAATGCCAGTGCAGAAGAAAAGCTCAAGCGAGATATACTCTCTCATGCTTTCATGTACTTATCTCGTGGCATTCCGGTGGTCTATTATGGTGATGAACAAGGCTTTGTTGGCACTGGGGGCGATGTTGGCGCACGAGAAGATATGTTTCCTTCAAAAGTAGCTGCCTATAATGAATTGGATTTACTTGGCACAGAAGCAACAACGGCAACGGAGAACTTTGATCAAAACCACCCAATATATCGCGCTTTGCAAAAACTAGCACAACTGCGTATGGATCACCCTACTTTGCGTCGTGGATTCGCCTTTAACCGCGCAAGCGAAGGTAGTGAATATGCTTTTGCAATATCCAGAGTGGATAAACAAGACTCTACAGAATATTTACTGGCCTTCAATCCAACTAATCAGCCGCAAACTATTAGGTTAAAAGCCAGCAGTGACGGCTATCAATGGATAGATGGTAGCAGAAAATTTAGTATGGATAGCAATGACATACTAATTACCTTGCCAGCTCTTAGCTATACAGTTTTAAAAGCGAATTCAGCCATTGAGAATACCGAGTTAGTAGAACTGGAATTTTTAGGAACGGAATCTCAAGGGCGTGTAATACGTTTTGACTACCGACTTGCTGAACAAGTTTCAAGCCCATTACCACTGTTTGAAGTAACCACTGAAATTAGCAATCAACAAGGCGAATATGAATTAGTCGCCAAAGATAACACCCCGCCATATTCAGCCATTATTGATAAACAAAAATTTATCCGGCTGGCAGCCAAGGATATTCGAGTTTCGATTAGCGATTGGCAAGGAAAAAGCGTAGTACACACTTTTTCCCTTGAAAAAAATACAGATGTTGAACGTACTATCAACCACATCAATTAA
- a CDS encoding aldo/keto reductase, with protein sequence MKQIPLNSYFPSMSPISLGCMGLGGSWGTAPFESKHVTQAHTAVDAALDCGINSFDHADIYTMGKAEQVFGEVLKARPELRENILLQSKCGIVFEDEKGPKRFDFSKHYILKSVDGILNRLNTEYIDIFLLHRPDPLMQADEVAEAFSILKASGKVKQFGVSNQNSHQMKLLQSALDMPLVANQIELNLTHLDFLEDVVLANHPQAKDLSFPSGTMEYCQLNNVQVQAWGSLCQGTLSGKSLTNQPHHIQQTADLVSKLAADYQTSAEAILLAFLMRHPAKIQPIIGTTNPLRIQACSQASQFELTREHWYSLFVTARGCELP encoded by the coding sequence ATGAAACAAATACCGTTGAATTCGTATTTTCCAAGCATGAGTCCGATATCCCTAGGCTGTATGGGATTAGGTGGATCTTGGGGCACAGCTCCATTTGAATCTAAACATGTTACACAGGCACATACTGCGGTTGACGCGGCATTAGATTGTGGAATTAACAGTTTTGATCATGCTGATATTTACACCATGGGAAAAGCAGAACAGGTTTTTGGTGAAGTATTAAAAGCACGCCCTGAATTACGCGAAAATATCCTACTGCAATCTAAATGTGGAATTGTTTTTGAAGATGAAAAAGGCCCAAAACGATTCGACTTTTCAAAACACTACATTTTAAAATCTGTAGACGGGATCCTCAACCGACTCAATACTGAATATATTGATATTTTCCTGCTGCACCGCCCAGATCCATTGATGCAAGCCGATGAAGTCGCCGAGGCATTTTCGATACTCAAAGCCAGTGGCAAAGTAAAACAATTTGGTGTATCCAATCAAAATTCCCATCAAATGAAACTATTGCAATCGGCGTTAGACATGCCTTTGGTTGCCAACCAAATTGAATTGAATCTAACCCATTTAGATTTCTTAGAGGATGTTGTGCTGGCTAACCATCCTCAGGCAAAAGACCTATCCTTTCCTAGCGGTACTATGGAATATTGCCAACTCAACAATGTTCAAGTACAAGCCTGGGGAAGCCTTTGCCAAGGCACCTTGTCTGGCAAGAGTTTAACAAATCAACCACATCATATTCAGCAGACCGCAGATTTAGTCAGTAAACTAGCAGCAGATTACCAAACCTCTGCAGAGGCGATTTTGTTGGCTTTTTTAATGCGCCACCCAGCGAAAATCCAACCCATTATTGGCACAACCAATCCACTGAGAATTCAAGCCTGTAGCCAAGCGTCACAATTTGAACTAACAAGGGAACATTGGTATTCACTGTTTGTAACAGCCCGTGGTTGTGAATTACCTTAA
- the cydB gene encoding cytochrome d ubiquinol oxidase subunit II, which yields MFLDHDLPIIFAGLMAFSVLVYAILDGYDLGVGLLLPMDNQQQRDKMIASIGPFWDANETWLVLAVGLMLVAFPSAHSIILKALYLPTAMLLIGLIIRGVSFDFRAKVIAHKKDRWDKLFKLGSFIAAASQGYMLGMFVMGFETSIEAVGFSLLSAAGVAMAYALIGACWLIMKTEDELQIRSVKWAKNAGKVCLVGILAVCIINPLINPFVFERWTQPPLAYFIALVPILCFAFFVIGYFTLQRLPLEDDAGCWLPFVLCTAIFTFSFVGLAFSFYPFVVPGELNIWQAASAPESLRVILYGALIVIPCIFAYTLFSYRVFWGKVRDLEYH from the coding sequence ATGTTCTTAGACCACGATTTACCTATTATTTTTGCCGGTTTAATGGCGTTCTCAGTACTAGTTTATGCGATTCTCGACGGTTACGATCTCGGCGTTGGTTTGCTTTTACCTATGGACAATCAACAACAAAGAGACAAAATGATCGCCTCAATTGGCCCATTTTGGGATGCGAATGAAACTTGGTTAGTGTTAGCAGTCGGGTTGATGTTAGTCGCTTTTCCTAGTGCCCACAGTATTATTTTGAAAGCACTTTATTTGCCTACCGCCATGTTATTGATTGGGTTAATAATTCGAGGAGTGTCCTTTGATTTTAGAGCCAAGGTAATCGCTCATAAAAAAGACCGTTGGGACAAGCTATTTAAATTAGGATCTTTCATTGCGGCCGCTTCTCAAGGTTATATGTTGGGCATGTTTGTGATGGGATTTGAAACCAGTATAGAAGCCGTTGGCTTCAGTTTACTCAGTGCCGCAGGTGTAGCAATGGCGTATGCGCTCATTGGCGCGTGCTGGCTAATCATGAAAACGGAAGACGAGTTACAAATTAGATCGGTAAAATGGGCAAAGAATGCGGGGAAAGTATGTTTAGTGGGGATCCTTGCTGTGTGTATTATCAACCCGTTAATTAATCCCTTTGTGTTCGAACGCTGGACGCAACCTCCGCTAGCCTATTTTATCGCGTTGGTACCAATATTATGTTTTGCCTTTTTTGTGATTGGGTATTTCACGCTGCAAAGATTACCGTTAGAAGATGACGCTGGTTGCTGGTTACCCTTTGTACTCTGTACAGCCATTTTCACCTTCAGTTTTGTCGGCTTAGCATTTAGTTTTTATCCTTTTGTGGTGCCAGGCGAATTGAATATCTGGCAAGCAGCAAGTGCACCTGAGTCTCTACGGGTTATTTTGTATGGCGCACTTATTGTTATTCCCTGTATTTTTGCTTACACCTTGTTCTCATACCGTGTGTTCTGGGGAAAAGTAAGAGATTTGGAATACCATTAG
- a CDS encoding cytochrome ubiquinol oxidase subunit I — protein sequence MADVMLLSRIQFAANISFHILFPAISIAMCWMLFYFRVRFHISKHPVWMRIYRFWVKVFALTFAMGVVSGITMSFQFGTNWPGFMATVGNIAGPLLAYEIMTAFFLEATFLGVMLFGINRVPPWLHTLSTFIVAIGTSLSAFWILALNSWMHTPTGFEMRDGVAYAVDWFEIIFNPSFPYRLGHMLLASGLTICFLIAGISAYRILRGDNKKAPNLALKTAIFLAAILTPLQVIMGDMHGLNTFEHQPQKVAAMEGVWETTNGAPLLLFAVPDEEQRTNHLEIAIPKMASVILTHDPDGQIRGLNEFEGKHPPVKPVFYGFRIMVGLGMLMLFSSWLASFYLWRKKSLSPWMLKFFIGMTFSGWVATLAGWYVTEIGRQPYLVSGILTTADAVTDIAPENVGVSLAMYLTLYAFLLFAYIKTLFYMARKSVEIEEYDAAEYTPARTTATAEAN from the coding sequence ATGGCAGATGTAATGCTACTTTCTCGCATTCAATTTGCAGCTAACATTAGTTTTCATATTTTATTTCCAGCCATAAGCATTGCTATGTGCTGGATGCTTTTCTATTTCCGCGTTCGTTTTCACATTAGTAAACATCCAGTGTGGATGCGAATCTACCGTTTTTGGGTAAAGGTATTCGCCCTCACGTTTGCAATGGGTGTGGTGAGTGGCATTACAATGTCATTTCAATTTGGCACCAACTGGCCAGGTTTTATGGCTACGGTAGGTAATATTGCGGGGCCACTCTTGGCCTACGAAATAATGACTGCGTTTTTCTTAGAGGCAACCTTCTTAGGCGTGATGTTATTTGGTATTAACCGCGTGCCGCCTTGGCTCCATACTTTATCTACCTTTATAGTTGCAATAGGAACCTCACTTTCAGCGTTTTGGATTTTAGCCCTTAACTCGTGGATGCATACCCCAACAGGTTTTGAGATGCGCGATGGCGTAGCTTATGCGGTTGACTGGTTTGAGATTATTTTTAATCCATCATTTCCATATCGATTAGGGCACATGCTGTTAGCATCAGGGTTAACCATTTGTTTTTTAATTGCCGGAATTTCAGCCTACCGAATCCTTCGAGGCGATAACAAAAAAGCCCCTAATTTAGCTTTAAAAACGGCTATCTTCCTAGCCGCAATACTCACACCATTACAAGTGATTATGGGTGACATGCATGGGCTTAATACGTTTGAGCATCAGCCTCAAAAAGTTGCAGCAATGGAAGGCGTTTGGGAAACAACAAATGGCGCACCACTACTGTTATTTGCTGTCCCTGATGAAGAGCAGCGCACTAACCATTTAGAAATAGCCATTCCAAAGATGGCCAGCGTTATCTTAACCCATGATCCAGACGGACAAATTAGAGGTCTAAACGAATTTGAAGGCAAACATCCCCCCGTTAAGCCGGTGTTCTATGGCTTTAGAATCATGGTTGGACTAGGAATGCTCATGCTATTCAGTAGTTGGTTAGCGAGCTTCTACTTATGGCGGAAAAAGTCACTTTCACCATGGATGCTGAAATTCTTCATTGGGATGACATTTTCAGGTTGGGTTGCAACTTTAGCGGGATGGTACGTTACCGAAATAGGTCGCCAACCTTATTTAGTAAGCGGCATATTAACCACGGCGGATGCGGTAACTGATATTGCGCCAGAAAACGTTGGGGTCAGCTTGGCGATGTATTTGACGCTGTATGCTTTCTTACTGTTTGCATACATAAAAACTTTGTTTTACATGGCAAGAAAGTCAGTAGAAATTGAAGAATACGATGCGGCTGAGTACACACCAGCTCGCACCACAGCGACTGCGGAGGCCAACTAA